From the Candidatus Binatia bacterium genome, the window CGTGGATTCTCGGAGCCGCCGCTCGTCCAACCTCGAGCAGGGCTCCGGGTGAGTCCACGGCGCTGGAAAAAACCCGCTCGCCTATGCCGCGAATGCGCCTGCCAAGCAACATTTGGAGGAGGTTGTTGCGTATCGCCGTCCGCAAATTGAGAAGGTGCGCCGCGCTGTGGAGGAGAGGATTCGCAGCAACATCGCGTATTGGGAACAACGGGCACGCGAGTTGAGCATCCAGGAGTCGATGGGGAAACAAACGCAACTGAGTGCTCAGCAGGCGCGGGAGCGCGCGAAGGAGTTGGAGAACACCCTGGCACGCCGGTTGGAGGAGTTCGACCGGCAGACCTGGATTGTCCCCACACGTCCCGTGACAGAGATGGGTTTCGTCGTCGTTCCCCGAGGATTGCTGCGGCGAATCGAACAGCGCCGTGTGGGCGGAGGTAAAAATAGCGCTGAGGGCAGCGGCAGCTCCGGCCAGTCTTGCTCGGTACTGGAGCCCGTGCAGGCTAGGCGTGCGCAAGCCGTGGCCGTGGTGATGGAAGAAGAGCGTCGCCGTGGGCGGGAACCAGTCGATCGCTCAACTGAGGGGTTGGCGTACCACATCGGAAGCTACCACCCGGAGCCGGGCTCCGTGCGGTTCGTCGTGGTGCTGCCGGTGAAAGAATTCAACGATGAGTTGGCTCTGAACCGGGAGGAATTGCTGCTCGCTTGCAACCAACCGGAGCACAGTGTGTTTGCCTGCGTGCGGATGGATTCCACCGGCGGAGCAGAGATTCGTTACGGGCGTGTCCGGGTGGAGGAGCTGCCGAGTTTTGAGCAAGCGACGGCTAGGACGACAGTAAAATCCGAAAACGGTATGCCGGGGGCGTAGTGATGAAGCGAGAGCGGCCGGAGTATTTCGAAGAGGTTTACCGAGCGGTAGAGGGGCGTTGGCAACAGCTCGAGAGCGATCCAGAACTCGCGGCGCCGCTCTGGCAACTGTTTAGGCCAGGTGCAGAGCGCGCGGCGCGTGCTTTCGGAGCTCTTGCAAAATGCCGACGACGGGCGCCCGCACGGTACGGGTGCAGGTGGACAGCGAACGGTTCCTGTTCGAGCACGATGGGCATGATTTCAAGGGCGACGAGTTCCGCTCGTTGTGTAGCTTTGGATACTCGAACAAGCGCAGCTTGTACACCATCGGTTTCCGCGGAATCGGTTTCAAATCCACGTTCAGTTTGGGTGACGCCGTCGAAGTCCTCACCCCGACGCTTGCGGTAAGGTTCCACAAAAAGCGGTTCACCTTGCCCGAGTGGGTCGGGGAGGCGCCGCCGAGTACGACGACACAGATTTCGGTGCGTTTCTCCCAGCCAGAGGTGCACCAAGAGCTGGAGAAGAACCTCAGGGAGTGGAGTACGCATCCCGTCTCTTTGGTGTTCTTCCGGCACATCGAGCGGCTGGTCATTAACGAAACGGAAATCCATCTCGATCGCCTCGGACCGGGACCCGCGCCAGGCAGTGAACGCATTCGCTTGCCAGCAGCAGCGAACGAAGAACTGCTCCTGATCAGCTCCGAAGAGCTTCCGTTTCCAGAAAACGCAGAGCAGGAAATTCGCGATGAGCGGAACGAGGAGGGTTATCAAGTTCCCGCTTGCCGGGTGCAAATTGTCTTGGGCTTGAAGGACCCGCAACGCTTGTTCGTCGTGCTGCCGACCGAAGTCACCCCGCCGCTCCCGTTCTCTTGCAATGCGCCATTTTTGCAAGACCCAGCTCGTAACAAGATCAAAGCGCTTTCCGGCTCTCCGACCAACCGCTGGTTGTTGGAGCGCATCGGCCGCTTGGCGGCAGAGGCCATGATGCATTGGCTCGCAAATCAGGGACTTCCCCTACAAGAACGCGCCCGTGCGTACGACCTGTTGCCGGAACCGCCCCAGCCTCGGGATTCGCTGGCAGCGGATGTGGCCGAAGCGGTTTACCGTGGGATGCGCGCCAGTCTGGAAGGTCAGCACATGGTGCTGACTGCCGATGGCCGGTTAGTCGGACCTAAGAGCTGCCTGGCCCCACCGCAGGTTGTGTACGAGGTTTGGTCGCCGGTACAAATTCAGAGGGTGTTTGCGCAAGCCGCGGGCAACGAGCACGTGCTGGCCGCCGAGGTGAGCGGAAGGCAGCGCAGCATGTTACAAGAATGGGAGCAAATCGAGCTGTTGTCCAGCGATGATCTCGCCCGGGCGCTCGAAACGAACGCATCGATTCCGAGGTCCGACTCCCACAGCCAGCTTTTACGCCTTTGGCAGTGGGCAGATGATCACGGTTCGCGGAAATTTGGGAAGGAGAAATTGAAACGATGCCACCTGGTCCCCGTGGGCGGAAGGGACACGCTGCACCCCGCTACCAGTGCCGTGCGGTTACCAGAGCGTGCAGCCCACATAACCGAGGCTGCGTGGGAGTTTCTGACGCAACTGCTTCCGCTGGTCGATCCTGAATGGATCGATTACCTTTCGGCCGCCAAGGAGCGAGCGGCCGAAGACCAACGGCTCCAGGCTGCCCAGCGATTGCTGGAAACGTTGGAACTCAGTAGTGCGTCGAAAGCAGACACGATCGCGAAAAGCGCTTGCCAACAACTGTTTTCGCGCTCCGAGGTGTCGCTCGAAGAACATGTGCGGATTGCCCACTTGATCGTCGGCCTCGGCGCGGCGGCACCTGATACCTTGCGTGCGGTAACGCGCGATGGCCGGTCGCACCCGTGGTATTCGGAATCGTCCCCGCCTCTCATCAGCGGTGACGATCCGTGGGTAGAAGAGCTGCTGCCGAAAGAGTGGCAGCAAACGAAAGTGCTGCACGACGCCTATTATCGCGATTTTGAGGGTTGCTCCCGCTAGTAATGGCATGGATGGGTGCGTTCGGAAAGGTCCAGGTTAGTGTGGTACCCACCAATTGAGGGAGATGAGTCCAGGCTTGGACGGAATAAAGAATTGGCAAGGCGCGCAATCGCCGGCATGTTAAGACAGCGCGGAGTGCGGGACGAAAGATTCCTCCTACCCTACACTAGGGGTGATTTAAGGTGGGAGGACTACAACTTCCCGCCGGAGCTGTTGGACCTCTGGGAAACGTTAGCAGCAGGCGATGGTACTATCTGGATTGGTGTGGTCAGCGCGCTTGCAGCCGCCCCGGCCGAATATTGGAAGAAGCGGCAACGAGCGCGGATTTACCAGTCCTATCGCTACGATTATGAAAAGGAGGTAGTAACCGAACCAATCCCCGCAGCGTGGCTGCACCTGCTGCGGCAGCGCCCCTGCTTGCCAGACACCCGCGGAACGCCCCACCTGCCTTCGGAGTTGTACGTGCGCACTCCGGACACCGAGGCGTTGTTGCACACGGAGCCGTTTGTCGATGCCGAGTTGGACACACCAAAGAATCGGTCGCTGCTCGAGGCGCTAGGGGTGAAAACCCGACCGGCGGGCGCAAGCCGTCTGCTCGAACGGCTGCGGGCATTAGCCGCAGCGAAGGAAGTAAAAAAGTTTTGCCCGACGCACGTTACATTTATCAGTCGATCGACGCCGCCTTCCCACGCTTGAATCCTGAGGGGCAGGAGGAAGTTCGTCAAGCTTTTCGCGATGCCGCGTTGATTTTGACCGATGACCTCCAGTGGGCGCGTGCCAGCGAAGTGTATCAACGGAGCGACGACGATCCTCAAGCGCCGGTCGTGCACGCCAGCTTGAGTGACCTGCGGCTGTGGTCGCACGTCGGTGTTCCCGAAAAGCGGACATGGGAGAACGTTTTCCGGTGGTTGTCTCAGCTCCAGTCGGGACAGGAGCTGCAGTCGCGCGAATTTGAGCGCGTACGAAAAACTTTGGCAAAACACCCAAGCGATGTTTGGCAGCACTGCCGGCACTGGCTCTCGGCTGCAAACACGTGGGTGCCGGTGGAGCGGCTGAAATACCGGGTCACAATGCAGGGCTTGGTCCGGCGCCAGGAACTGTTTCCGCATGTGAGGGAAGCGACCGCCGACTTTACAATGTTGAAGGCTGAAGTGTATGCAACAGAGCCGCTTACGAGACTGCGTGAGTTGCAAGAGGTGATCGAGGAGCGACCCGCGAACCTCCGAGAACTCCTTGCCTACGCGTTGACGCCCGCAAGGCATGAACCGGCTCCGTGGATCCCGGAGCTGGGGAGGCAGTTGCAGCGCGTGCGATTCGCGCAAGATCCCGCCCTCGAGCAACGCTGCCGTGAATTGGCGCGGCGAATGAGCGACACGATCATGGTGCGCTTGCGCAAGGAGGACAAACTCTTGGTTGAGCCATCCATCGATGGAACGCCAGTAGGGCCAGAGTCCGCGCGTGACGTGTTGTGGTACGATCAATACCTCTTCGCGCGCGAGGGCAAAAAGGGGGGCGCGCGTGGGGCAGATCGGTGAAGAGCTCGCAAGGCCCTTCGACAACGACGCGGTTAGACAGGCAATTCGTTATTGCGTCGAGCGCGATGCTGAGTTCGTTGCCGATTATGTGGCGGAGAATTTGGAGTTGGTACCGGAGTAAGAGGTTGCTCCGCTTTCCCCTGCATCCGAGCAGGAGCCGTCGACGGCACGGGAGGAAGAGGAGCCGCCAATGGTGAGCGAAGGTGGCGACGACGAGGACGTCGAAGACCCGGAATTGGAAGGCGAACAGCGCAGCATCACCGTTCGCCGCCAGCGCCGGTCGCGGGGCTCAGAAACGGACCGTCTGTTTCGCCGCTTTGCCGAGTCGCGCGGCTATCGCTGGGAGGAGGATACGCGCTCTTACGTTCACCGAGACGGTAGTCGGATCGTCCGTGCGGAAGAACCGTTCGATTGGCTCCGCCGAGAAAGCAATGGGGACGGTGTGCATCGGTATTGGGTTACGAGCGAGCGACTGGACGGCAAAGGGGTCGAGATCCCTGCCTTGGTTTGGCAGCTTCTTGTTGACGCGCCGACAAGTTGCAGCATTGTCATGCCTGATGGTGACGGGCGGCCGCAGGAGTTGACTGGGCAATTTTTGCACTCGGCAGTGGCACGCGAGGAAATGGCGCTCCATCCCGACACGTATCGGCTCACACGTGGGCCGCGCTGACGTACCCGGCTTCTGCAGCCCGGGACGGCCGCTTCGGCAGGGCGTGGCGTTTACCGCTCACACTGGGCGTGTGGCCGAGGTGCGGCATTTCGCAACCGAAGAGAAACATTTCTCGAAGTTGCTTGCCGTGCGGGGGCGCTCTCCACGTGCACTGAGGGAGAGTGCAGCCCTTTCTCCCCCCAGCCTACGCATGCAGGGCGGCGAGGATGCCGGTGACGAAGATACCGTCGAAGGTGCCGGCGCCGCCAATCGAGGCAATCGGAGCACCGAGGCCAGCAACTTTGTCCAGATTGAGTAAGTCCGGCCCAATGAGTGTCCCGAGGCTCCCGCTAATGTACACCAGCGCCGGTGCCCGTGGGCGCGACAGCGAATCGCTACGTCCAGCCCAGCGACCACCTGCCGGGCGATTTCGCGTTGACCTCTTGGCGCGAACGGCGTATGCGCCGAGTCGCAGGGTGAAGGGATGCACCAGAGTGAGCCGCAAAGCGAGACCTGCATACTGCACGAGAGCTCCGGTGGAGAATCTGCAGCGCTGTCTGCAGGAGGCAGAGCCCGGCGCGATCTCTTGCTGCGCGCTCGCGAATCCTTCGCCCAAATGCGCACGCTCTTCGGCGCTTGGTTGCGGCGAGCAGTGGGCCAGCGGGCGAGTGCCCAAGAGTTCGAAGGCCCACCCGGTCACGAGCCGCTGTCCGTGCCGGTTGTGGGCATTGCTTACGAACCCCGCAACGAACTCGTGCGACTCCTGAAGTTGCGGGATCCTGTATGGCTTTGGCGTGAACCCCTGAACCCTTTCGATGGCAACGCCATCGCCGTAGCGAACGAGCGCGGCGTCAAGTTCGGCCATCTCAGTCGCCGCTTGGCTGCGATCTTGGCTGGGTTCATGGACCAAGGCCACAATCCCGTGCCCGCTGTGGTCACGGAAGTGGCGAGCGACGTGAGAGGCGGTTTGCTCGGGCTCAAAGTGGGCTTTTACTTGCCCGAGGCTCTGGTGGAGCAAATTCAGGCGGCGGCACGGCCAGACATCGCTTACTGCTTCGAAATCGGCCAGGCCGGCACGAAGTATCTCTCGCTCGACTGCGACGAGCCGACGTTGCACGAGGTAATGGAGCGGCTCCAACGTACGGGTTACCGCTGCGTACGCCACGCGATGAGTGCCCGCGCGGCCATCGATGGGCACCAGTACCGCTGGTACGTCGTTCTCGAGGGGGACGCGAATGAGGAACGTGTGCAAGAATTCTTTGCCCGCGAGTTTGGGCTGGTGCCCCTGCAGCGACAACTCGAGGAGCGAGAGAACGAGTGGATGGAGCTGTTCGAGCAAGAAAAAGCGGGACTGCAAAAGACCATCACGGAGCTGCGGGAGGAACTCCGGCAGGCACGCGCGATGGCGCAGGAGATTGTGGCACAGAACCGCCGTACCGAACGGCAGGTGCGCAAGGCCCAACGAGAAGAGTTGCCGAAGCTCCTGACCTTGTTGTTGCCGGAGATCGAGCTGCTGCGTGACTCGTTGGACGTGATCGCCATGGAGTTACCGAGTTACGAGGACGTCCTCGGCAAATTGCGGCTTTTGGCCACTGCGCCCAATCGAGTGCGTGCTAAGCGGGTGCAAACCGCTCCTGAGTGGAGCGAGCTCCGCTACTCGACTGGCCGGGGTGACGACGGCCGTCTCTACTTCAAGCGCGTTCAAGATCGGTACGCGGTGCTCGTGTCGCTCAAGACGCAACAAGAACGCGACATGGCTTACCTGAAAAAGCACTGAGGGGCAGGGCGAGCGTTGTTCACCCCTATGGTCAGGACGCCGGACCTGCCTGCCGGGCGCGTGCGCGCGAGTCGCTGAAAGCAAGTGCAGCTCCTCGGGGCGGGGCGGCGCGACGCGCTTGGCTTTGCCCGGCTCGCGGCGCGCACGGTTGCGGCATCGAGGGTTTGGGCTATGGGATTTTCCCTATGCAGCCTGAGGAGCGGATTGCCGCGCTGCGCGCTAGCCTGGAGCGACGCATCTTGGTTCTCGACGGTGCCATGGGCACTGCCATTCAGGGGTTTGCGTTGTCCGCTGAAGACTTCGGTGGGGCA encodes:
- a CDS encoding HIRAN domain-containing protein; protein product: MRTLFGAWLRRAVGQRASAQEFEGPPGHEPLSVPVVGIAYEPRNELVRLLKLRDPVWLWREPLNPFDGNAIAVANERGVKFGHLSRRLAAILAGFMDQGHNPVPAVVTEVASDVRGGLLGLKVGFYLPEALVEQIQAAARPDIAYCFEIGQAGTKYLSLDCDEPTLHEVMERLQRTGYRCVRHAMSARAAIDGHQYRWYVVLEGDANEERVQEFFAREFGLVPLQRQLEERENEWMELFEQEKAGLQKTITELREELRQARAMAQEIVAQNRRTERQVRKAQREELPKLLTLLLPEIELLRDSLDVIAMELPSYEDVLGKLRLLATAPNRVRAKRVQTAPEWSELRYSTGRGDDGRLYFKRVQDRYAVLVSLKTQQERDMAYLKKH